The Usitatibacter rugosus genome segment CGAGGATGACCTGCGGGTGCAGCCCCAGCATCTCGGCCTTGTGGGTGAGGTAGTACGGATCCACCCCGATGCAATGCCCCCCGACGAGGCCGGGACGGAAGTTGAGGAAGTTCCACTTGGTGCCCGCGGCCTTCAACACCTCGGTCGTATCGATGCCGACCTTGTGGCAGATGATCGCCAGCTCGTTCATGAGGGCGATGTTCAGGTCTCGCTGCGTGTTCTCGAGCACCTTGGCCGCCTCCGCCACCTTGATGCTCGTCGCGCGATGGATTCCCGCCGTGACCACGCGCGCGTAGAGGGCGGCCACGCGATCCAGGGTCTGGGGCGTGTCGCCAGCCACGACCTTGATCACGCGGGCCAGCGTGTGCTCGCGGTCGCCGGGATTGATGCGCTCGGGGGAGTAGCCGACAAAGAAGTCCTGTTTCCACCGGAGCTTCGAGACACGTTCGATCTCCGGGATGCAGATGTCCTCAGTGGCTCCGGGATAGACGGTCGATTCGAAGATCACCGTGGCGCCGCGCTTCAGATGCGGGCCGAAACTGCGGCAAGCATCGATGAGCGGCGAGAAGTCCGGCTGGCGGGCCGAATCCACAGGCGTCGGGACGGCAACGAGGATGAAATCGGCATCTGCCAGCGATCGTGCCTCGCTGCTGACGCGGAGCTTCGTGGCCGAGCGCAGGTCCTCGCTCGGAACCTCGCCGGCGGGATCCACATGAAGGCGGTACTGCTCCACCTTCGACTCGGAAAGGTCGAAGCCGATGGTGTCGAGCTCACGCCCGAACGCAACCGCAAGGGGAAGACCCACATAGCCCAACCCCACAATTCCAACCGTCTCCGCCATTCCCGCTCCCTGTCTTGTTCGTTGTCGTCGGCCGTTCAGTGCGCAACCGTCCCCATCGTGACACCCACGGAGCCCAGTAGCGACTCCCACTGCGACAGGGCGATCCTCATGTCGTACTTGGCATCGAGGGCCCGCCGCGCATGCTCACCCATCGATTGCCTGCGCGCCGGGTCGTCGCGCAGCGCCCGGATCTCGCGCGCCACGGCCTCGCTGTTGCCGGTCGCCACCGATACGCCGGAGCCGTCTCGATCGAGGATGCACGCCGTCTCGCCGCGTTGATCCCCGATGAAGAGGGTGGGCCGGCCCGCAGCCATGACGCCATAGAGCTTGCTGGGGTGCACGAGGCCTTCGAAGCAAGGTAGCAGCGTCGAGACATGGACATCCGGCACGCCGAGGCTCTGGGACAGCGAATCCCGACTCTGCGGGGGCTCGAAGCGCACGTTGGCAATCCGTTCCGTTTCGACGCGTCGACGCACCTCGGCCAGTCGCGGGCCGCGCCCGACGAAAAGGAAGCAGATGTCCTTCTCCGCGTTGAGCAGCTTGGCGGCATCGAGCAGCGTGTCGAACTCGTGCACGCGCCCCAGGTTGCCCGAGTAGCCCACGACGAACGCATCGGTCAGCGCCCAGCCCTTGCGAAACGTATTCGACGCAGGCGGCATCGGTTGGATGACCTGGCCGTCCGCCCAGTTGTGGATCACGGCGATCTTGCCCGGGTCGATCCCGTCCTGCTTTCCGACGTGCGCGGCCATCTGATCGCCGATGACCACGATGCGCGAGGCAAGTCGAAGCGAGCGGTTGCGGATCCACCGCAACAACGCGCCAAGCGGACCTCGCGCACCGGGAACTCCATGTCGCTCGGCCACCTCAGGGAACAGGTCCTGGATCCAGTTCACGACCGTTGCGCCTTTGCGCAACGCCACGCGGCTCACGGCAGCGCTCAGCAACGGAGGATCCGTTTTCAGGACCACGACATCGCCCGGCCCGGCGAGCTCAGCCGCCGCGCGCCGGGCGGCGCGATAGAAGGCCGCGTACGCCAGCGCCCGGCGTGGCAGGCCGTGTGGTGCGCCCGGCGCCGTCGAAACGCGATGGATCGTGACGCCGCGCACGCGCTCCAAAGAAGCCGCCCCTGCTTCCGTCGATCGACTCGTGACCACATGCACGTCGATGCCCCGTGACGCGAGATGGAACGCGAGGTCCGAGAGCATCTGGCTGGTTGCCGACGTGTCCGGATGGAAAAAGCGATTGAAGAAGATCAGCTTCATGGCCCGACATGGTACTCAAAGCGGAATGAGATAAGCCGTTTTCCCATCGACAATCACGCTTTCGAACGCGTCGAACGCCGCGCCGCCCCGCATCACTATAGGTCGATCGGACAAGCCGGTGACGAGCAAATGCTTCGCCATCTGCGCGCCCTCCTGCCCGGGCTTCGCCGCCGAATCGATCCACAGCCTGCGCTCCGCGGGCTGGACGGAGACGCGCAACAGGCTCACCTTGCCGCGCGCTTCGATGCGCACACCGCCAGGGACATCGAGACGCCACGGGGTCGGATCGGGCAACGGGTTGTATGCCGTGAACACGCCTGAGGCAGGTTCGGTCCACAAATACGCCGTGCGGCCAGGTTCGGTTTGCAGGACCGCTCCATTCTTCTCGAGCCGGCCCGTCGTGCCTTGCTGCGAGAGGTTCGAATCGCGCTGCAGCCCCGGAGGCAGGTAGGGCCACTGTCCGTTGATGCGCCGGTAGGGCAACGCCTTCGTCTGCTGGCCGGGTTTGACGCCATAGGCGACATCGTATTGGTCGAACGACGTCGAGAATCCGACCTCCATTCGATCGGCTCCACTCCGGTAGTCGACCTGCAACAGGCGCTGCGCAGGGTCCCACGTCTCGCGCAGGTCGGCCGAACGCAGGTGTGCCTGGAACGCCTTAAAGTCGCGGTACTCAGTCGCGTCGCCCATCTCGAGCACGAATCCGCCATAGGACGCGTGATTGATCGCCTCCCAATCGAGCTTCTCGAAGGGCATGTCCACATCGCTCTGGAAGTTGTAGGAGGTGATGGTCAACGCCGGTCGGATGACCGCCCCGTTGGGCTCCGTCTTACCCCCTCCACCGTAGCCGATGACAATCTCGTCGCGCCGCCCGAGGTTCGTCGCGCGAAGCGGAATGACGCCAAGGTAAGTGACGCCGTCCTTGATGGCGATCACTTGTCCCGCGCGGAGGTTCGCTGGGAAGTGCGTGATCCGCTCGCCGTCGACGTACAGTTCCCAGGACGGCTCGGCACTGAAGTTCCAGAGCGCGATTACCGACGCGAGCGAGCGCAATCCCTTCTTGCCAGCGATCTCGATCACGCGATTTTTTTCCGTTCGCGGTTTCGTCATCACGATTGCGCGATTGCGATGCTGGAACGTCAGAACGCCGCCGGCGTGTGGCATCGTCCCGCCGAGCGTCGTAGCCATGTCAGGTTCGTTGACGGCATACCGCAGCGTGAGCGTGCCAAGTTCTCCCATCGAGGTCACCGGCGCTTCCCGACGCTTCCATTGGGCAATGACGTCGACCGTGTCGCCCTTGATGTCTTGGCTAGCCAGCCCGTAATGCTTGCCCAGGTAAACACGCCTCCAGAGCGGGGGTTTGAACGATCCACGGACCGTTTCCGTGGCCGTCTCCTCGAACGGCAGCGCCTTCTCGTCGAGCACCTTCGAGACCCAATCGCCAGCCCAGGGGCTGACAAGTGCCTGCACACCAATGCGCCCAGGAGGTGCGTTGTAGCCCCAAATCCGCATTCCGTGGTCGGTCGCGTCGAAGGGCCGATCGAGATAGTTGAGGACACCCTGCTTCGAAAGCGAATGCAGCACGCCGTAGATGCCCTCTTGAGTCACGAGAACCTGCTGCAGGTCTGTTCTTCCGCTGGTGCTCACGATGCGCCGCAGTCCCGGGTGATATGCGCTCGAAAGCAGGTCGACGGATCGATCCAGAATTACGCGACCCATGAGCCGATCGATCGGCGTCGGACCGAAATCCGCGAACATCTTCTGGCCGCTGACGGTGATTGAGTAGTAGTAGTGATCGAGCATTTCCTGCGTGCCGCCGTCGGCGAAGGACCAAAGGCGCAGTGGAAACTGTTCGAGACCGTGGCGGCCATCGGCCATGGCCAGATCCGAAGCGACGATGGCCCCTCCGAGCAACGCTCCCATTGCCGCCGTGTGGTTGAAGTTCTCGGTGCTCACGCCGTAGTTGTAGCCATCTCGGAAGAACGACGCGCGCCCGCGCCAGTCACCGGTCTTCTCCCAATACTCGATGGCTTCCTTGCTCTGCGGATGGAACAGGTCGCCCGTCGCAACATCGGGCATCAGCCATGCCTCCCAATCCAAGCGAATGTGTTCCCTCGCCACGGACGGCATCGCGTCACGGTAGAGATACCAGCGAAGCAATGAGTCATGCACACTCCAGCCCTGCCAATAGCGCGGAGGCGTCGCCAGAATTTCTTGGACCAGCTTTGCATACCGAGCTCCATTGTTAGCTTCCAACGCGTTCACCCACGGCGACACCTCGTCCCCGCCTATGCCGATGAGTTCCTCGACGCGCTGAGATCTCCATTGCGGCTGGGAGCTACGGCGAAGGGCGGCGATCTGGCGCACTTCGGCCAAATCCTGTCCCGATAGCATCGACGCGGACGGTTTACCTCCGGAGTTTGTGGCTCGGAGTTGTTCCCCAAGTCGCAGCACATCTGCCGCGGGCGGGGGGCGGACTCGTGGCCTTTTCCCGCCGATGGCTTTCCGGAGGATCACCTTTAGCCGGGCATTCTTGAATGTGAGGCCATGCCCACCCGTGGAAACGGACCATTCGAACGCGTTGCCGGGATCGCGATAGCGCTGGTCATAGCGCTCAAGCTTTGCGATCAGCAAACCGCTATCCCCGATCGTCCGCAATCTGCGACCAAGATCGCTCCCGAACGCCGGTTCAGAAAAGAGTGCCGTGATGTCCAGTTCCGCGAAGGGTTGCGACTCCGAAAGCTCGACGGGGCCGAACCGGTCCTTATACCGGTCCCGGGCGAAGTCCGACGCTCCGTACCGCGACCAGTAACCCACACCGTTGATAAATGCATTGAAGGTCGGACCTTCGTTTGCATCCGACATCCATGGACGCCGAAGCGCCCATGCGACGAGGTGCCACCGTGGAGCTTGCGCGCTCCACTTGGCACGGCCCAGGCCTGGACGCGAGAGATACCCTTCCGGAACAACTTCTCGACCGCCGTATTCAAACGTCACCGCGGCAGATTCGAGCGTATAGCCCCGGCTCAGTTCCGACGCAATTCGATCCGGTGCTTCGGGAAAACGCAGGAGCACCGACCTGTGAACGGCATCGACCGTTGTGGCACCGGGTACGGACTTGTTCCAATTGCGCCCGTCGATGCCAGCGGACACAGGCCCATCGACGATCAGCGTGACCGAATTGCTATCTTGAGACGCGCCTAGGCCGAAGGACGCAATTGCCAGTAGGAATGCCGCGACCAAGGCGCTGCGGATGATAGTGATCAACGCGGAACTCCGATCTAATTGACTTAGAATGTAGAGCAAAACGTAGAGACCGAGTCGGATCGATCCTCGACGAAGCCGTTCAAGACGCACCAAAGCGCCAGACCCATGTGCGGAATCGCAGGAACCTTCGCTTACGCCCGCTCGGCAGCGCCCGTGGATCGCGCCGAGCTGCAGCGCATCGGCGACGCCATGGCGGCGCGAGGCCCCGATGGATCGGGCCTGTGGATCTCGCCCGACAACCGTGTAGGTCTTGCCCATCGCCGGCTGGCGATCATCGATCTCAGCGCGGCGGGCGCGCAGCCGATGTCCACCGAAGACGGCCAGCTACGCATCACCTACAACGGTGAGATTTACAACTACCGCGCACTGAGAAGCGATCTCGAGTCCAAGGGATACCGGTTCCGCTCGGAAAGCGACACCGAGGTCCTGCTCCACCTCTATGCCGATCGCGGGCCAGACATGGTCCACGCCCTCCGCGGTATGTTCGCGTTCGCCATCTGGGACGAACGGCGACACGGAATGTTCCTCGCGCGCGACCCGTTCGGAATCAAGCCCCTTTACGTCGCCGACGACGGATCCACGCTGCGATTCGCGTCCCAGGTCAAGGCCCTCCTCGCCGGCGGCGGTGTGCCGCGCCGTGAGGACCCTGCCGGTTCCGTGGGCTTCCTGCTATGGGGCTTCGTTCCGGAGCCCTTCTCGCTGTATCGCGACATCCGCTCGATCGCCGCGGGGAGCCACCTGTGGATTGGGAAGGACGGCCTCGCGGCCGAGACGCAGTACTTCTCGACGCGCGAGGAAATGTTGAGGATCGAGGGCGAGGAACGACGACCCGCCGGCGGAGATGCCATGGCGGAACTCCGCGCCGCGCTCGATGAGAGCATCGATCACCACCTCGTCGCCGACGTCCCAGTGGGTCTCTTCCTCTCTTCCGGAATTGACTCCTGCGTCGTCGCATCGTTCGCCGGCGCACGTCTCGGGGATCGCCTGCATTCGCTGACCCTGGGATTCTCCGAGTTCAAGAACACCGAGTACGACGAAACCGTGCTCGCCGCGCGCGTTGCGGCGGATCTCGGCATCAAGCACTCCACGTGCTGGACTTCGCGGGAACAGGTCGATGCCGGCCTGTCGTCGTACTTCGAGGCGATGGACCAGCCGTCCATGGATGGACTGAACACCTGGCTCGTCAGCAAGGCCGCGAAAGACTCGGGGATCAAGGTCGCGCTCTCCGGTCTCGGTGGCGATGAGCTCTTCGCCGGCTATCCGAGCTTCACGCAAGTGCCGGCGACCGCACGCTGGGCATCCCCCTTCGCAAAGCACGCGGGGATTTCCCGCGCCGTCCGCAGGGCGGCCGAGCCCCTTCTCGCACCGTTCACATCGCCGAAGTACGCGGGGCTGCTCGAATACGGCGGCTCCGTGTCCGGCGCGTATCTCCTGCGCCGAGCCCTCTACATGCCGTGGGAGGTCGCGCGCGTCCTCGATCCCGCATTCGTCGAAGAGGGACTGAAGCGCCTCGATACGGAGGACCGCCTGCGCGTCGCGCTGGGGAACATCTCACACGAACGGCTCGCCGTCTCCGCGCTGGAGCTCGATTGGTACCTGCGGAGCCAGTTGCTGCGGGACTCCGACTGGGCCGGCATGGCGCACTCCGTGGAGATCCGCGTCCCCTTCGTCGATGTGCCACTCTTCCGCATGGTGGCGAGGCAAGTTGCGGACGAGCGTGCGCCGACCAAGAAGGATCTTCTGCGCGCGGTAAGCGGAGAGCTTCCCGCCCTTCTTTCGACGCGTCCCAAGACTGGCTTCAACGTCCCGGTGCGCGAATGGTTCGGAACGAGCCTTCCGGGAGAGCGGGCGGAACGCGGGCTGCGCACCTGGGCGCGGCGCGTGCTCGACAAATGGAACCTGCCGGCGAAACCGCAGGGACGTCCGGGGAAACCGCCGAAAATGGCGGGCGCGCCAAACGTGCCGAGCTGAGCGCCGACCATGCTCCTACCACTCGCGAGCAGGATCCTCGCCGCGCTGACTAGCCGTGAGGCCACGGGCGTCGAGAGCGTCCTGCGGGGCTGGTTGCGCGGCGGAGGCGGCCATCGCCTGCGCCTCGGCCGTGGCATCGAGATGGTCGATCGCAGCAACATCCATTTCGGAAGCAACGTCACGCTGTATGGAAGCAGCTATCTCAATGCCCATGGAGAACAGGGACGAATCGAGATCGGCGACGGCACTCACGTTGACCGAAACTGCGTGCTCCACGGACAAGGCGGCTTGAAGATCGGCGCTGGATGCGCGATCGCCGCTGGCGTCATCATCTACACGCAATCGAACCAGTACCGCGCCAACGCCACGGCACCCGTCCTGGAGCAACCCGTGACGTATGCCGCCGTGAAAGTAGGAGACCACGTCTGGATCGGCGCGGGTGCGATCATCCTTCCAGGCGTGTCCGTGGGTGACCATGCCGTCATCGGCGCCGCGGCGCTGGTCAACCGGGACGTGCCTCCGAACGCAGTGGTCGGCGGCGTGCCCGCAAAGGAAATCAGTCCACGTCGCACGATCTCATCCAACACATGACAAGAATCGTCTACGGCAGTCCGGGTTTGTTCGACATGGGGGGCATCGCACGGTACGGGCGGTCCCAGGTGCGCGCGTTGAAGTCGATCCTGGGCGGCGAGAACGTCGAGGTCCTGTCGATGCTCGCTCCCGGGCCCGGCGGCTTCGACGAACCGATCGAGGTCGATCTCGTTGCCGGCGGCAACAGGCCGTCCAACAAAGTCCGGTTCGCGCTGGCCTTCGGCGCACGCGCACGTCCGGGGCGCATGTACTGGTCCGGGCACCTGAACTACACGCCCATCGTCGTGCCCCTCGCCGCCGCGACCGGCGGCACCGCCGTCGTCAACATCTATGGGCTCGAGCTCTGGACCCGCCGTTCGAAGCTGCGCGAACGCTGCCTCGCGAAGTGCTGGGTCATCGCGGACTGTAACGCGACGCTCTCATCGGCCGTACAGATGGGCATCGTTGATCCAGAGCGCTCCACCGTGATCCACGATCCGGTCGATGTGGCGATGTTTCGCCCGGGCGCGATCGACCTGGAGATCGCCGGGCGCTACGGTCTCGTACCCGACGATCGCTTCCGTGTGATGTTCCTGGGACGACTCGACGAGGGATCAAGGCACAAGGGTCCGGACCGGCTGATCCGTGCTTTCGCACGTGCGCGATTACCGAAGGATGCGGAACTGGTCATCGCGGGTTCTGGAAACCAAGTCGAAATCTTGCGCGGCATCGCGCTGCAGAGCGGCAAGGGCGATCGCGTCAAGCTCATCGGCCGTGTTCCCGACGTCGACCTGCCCGCCGTGTACCGCCTGTCCACGGTCTTCGCCCTTGTGAGCCAGAAATTCGACGGGGGCGGCGAAGGAATCCCGCTGACGCCCCTGGAGGCTGGCGGGTGCGCCATTCCATCGATCGTCGGCAACGAGGACGGATCGGTCGAGGTCTGCGTCGACGGCGAGAGCGGCTTGATCGTTTCTTCGCGCGACGAGGCTGCGTTCTCGAACGCGCTGGAGACCCTGGCGAACGACCGCGAGCGGACCCGACGAATGGGCCAAGCCGCGGCGGCGCGGGTACAGTCGCACTTTTCCTATGAGCGCTTCGCCGCGCAACATCAGCAGTTTATCGAGAGGATCGCCGCCGAACCCCTCGTGACGAAAAGGGAGCAGCTTTGAAACAGGAATTCATTCCCGTCGCCGAACCCGACCTCGGCCTCCTCGAGGAGCGATACGTCCTCGATGCAGTTCGATCCGGGTGGGTTTCCTCCATCGGAGCCTTCATTGATCGCTTCGAGAAGGGGTTCGCGGAATACTGTGGCGTTCGGAACGCGATCATGCTGTCGAACGGCACCGTCGCGATCCATCTCTGTCTAGTCTCTCGCGGCATCGGCTCCGGTGACGAAGTCATCGTTCCCGACCTTACATTCGTTGCTACAGCCTCCGCGGTGAAGCACGCCGGCGCCACGCCGGTCCTCGTCGACGTCGATCCCGCAACGTATTGCATCGACCCCCAACTGGTCGAAGCGGCAATCACGCCCAGGACCAGGGCGATCATTGCGGTGCATCTATTCGGGCACCCAGCCAACATGACCGCGTTGCGCGACGTTGCTGATCGTCACGGGATTTTCCTCATCGAAGATGCCGCCGAAGCCCACGGAGCGCGCTGGGAAGGAAAGCCGGTGGGCGGACTCGGAGACGCAGCGACGTTCAGCTTCTACGGCAACAAGGTCCTCACCACGGGTGAAGGCGGATGCATCACGACGAATGACGACGCACTCGCGACAAGGGTCCGCTTCCTAAAGGACCATGCCATGAGCAAGGAGCGGCGCTACTTTCACCCGGAGGTCGGATTCAATTACCGCATGACCAACATCCAGGCCGCCCTCGGTTGCGCACAGCTCGAGCGCGCGAGCGAGATTCTCTCCCGAAAGGCCCAAGTCCTGTCCTGGTATCGGGAAGAATTCGGAGGGTCGTCGATCAACCTGAATCCTGTTGTACATCCCGCCAACCCAATCTGCTGGCTCGTAGTTGCGCTGCTTCCCATCGGCGCAAGAGGACGCGTAAACGCCGTCTGCCAGGCACTCGCGGATGAGGCCATCGACACTCGCCCCTTCTTTGTACCGCTCTCCAAGTTGCCTCCGTACGCCGCGTGCCGATTCGTCAATCAGGGCACCGCCGTGTCGCACGATCTCGCCGATCGTGGGATCTGCCTTCCATCCTCGACACGTCAATCGCGCTCCCAAGTCGCGCGAGTTGCAGAGGCAATGCAAAGGGCATTGATCCGCACACAGGCGGCACCAAGGCCTGCGGCATCGGCAGGCGGGGTCTAGCCAGCTTCCAGCCACGACCCTGGAGCATCTCCCGCGCACATGGCAGGACTTAGGACTCCTTGCGCCAGTGAGCGTCCCACGGCTCCTGCGGGAAATAGCAAATGGGCTCCTTGATCCCCGCCTCTGCTCGATAGTCATGGACGGCCTGCTTGCAAGCAGGAACGACGGCATAGTCATCGACGATGACGTATCCGCCCACGGACAACTTGGGATACAGGTTCTTGAGCACGACCATCGTCGAACCGTACATGTCCCCGTCCAGACGCAGCAGCGCCAATCGATCAACGGGTGCTGTGGGAATCGTGTCTTCGAAGAAGCCCTTCAAGAACCGAATGCGATCATCCAAGACCCCATAACGCCTGAAATTCTCCGTGACCGCGTCCATGGAAACATCCAACGAATGCGACCAGAGGGTGTCTCCCGCATCTGCCTTGTACTTCTTGGCATCCGGCTTCGGCAGCCCTTCGAACGAATCAGCGACCCACACGTTCCGGTCGGTGTCCCCATGCGCTTTAAGTACCGCCTTCATGAAGATCGCCATTCCGCCGCGCCAAACCCCCGTTTCAATGAAATCGCCTGGAGTTTCGGACTTCACGATCTCTTCAATGCACTTCTGCACGTGGATCAAGGAATCCATATGCGTCATCGTTTCGCCAAACGGTCCGCGCGTACTAACAATCTCCAGGCCAGCGGGCCCGAGTACCGCTCGCGAACCATCGACCGCCACCTGCCTCATTCGCTTGGCAAACGTCTTGGTGTTGGTTGGAATTTCCCTATAGTTCTTCGCAAACAGCTCGCGCGTTAGACACTTCTTCATCAGGTCCAGATATGCGTCCCGCAATTCACTACTCATGTCTCGACTCCCCTCCATCCTGTTGACCTTGTCGCCGCTATCCCAAGTACGCAGCGCAACCTCTCCCGCTCGCCACAGCGTCCGAACCGAGCAAGCCCGGTCGTACTCGCGAGCAAGCATCGACGCTCGCAATTCTTGCAGATGTCGACTCACATTGATATTCCGCTATCATTTGCGCGAGTTGATGTCAGAGCAAGCAGTCTCCATCGAAGACCTGATTTATTGAGGCGAACCTGCCTGACGAGGTCTATCCCAGAGAGGCCTGTTTTCCTTGCACATACGCCCTATATTTCGACGGCCACTTACCAGTTCTGCGAGGGTGCAAATCGCGATTGCCGCGATCATCCGCAACCGATCTTGGCACCTCAACCGACAACGTATTCGGTCCAAGGACTATCTGGACGTCGGCTGCGGCAACAACTGCCACCCAAATTTCATCAATCTTGACTTCAGCTGGCACCCCGGCATCGACATCTGTTGGGACATTACGAGACCACTGCCGCTCGAGTCGCAGTCCGTGCGCGGAATTTATACCGAGCACTGCCTGGAACACGTCCCGCTTGAAGCCGGTGACCGATTGCTGGGCGAGTTTCGTCGAATCCTCAAGCCCGGTGGAAGTTTGAGAATCGTCGTGCCTGACGGATCTCTTTATCTCAACAACTATGCATCCGACTTGCCCCTGCCCTACGCCGCGGAAGATTCCTATCGCGGAATCTATACGCCGATGATGAGCGTAAATCGCATCATGCGGAAATACGGTCACGCCTTCATCTACGATTTCGCAACGCTTCGGCGCCTCCTCGAATCGCACGGATTCCGGTCCATAGCGAAAGAGGGCTTCCTCACCGGCCGGGATCCAAGTCTGCTCATCGACTCGCAATGGCGCGCTATCGAGTCGCTGTACGTGGAAGCCAGTACGGAGAACTAAGCCCGCGGTGTCGAGATTTGCGGATTGGCGGAGTGGCCGCGTGGCAGCTCAAGGTGCAGATAGAGGCTGTCCGCTAGCCAAACGCCCCCTGGCACGTTGTGGAAAACCCGCCTAAGGCCTTCGGAGGCGAGGCAAACCATTTTTCCGAACGGCGTGAAAAACTCCCAATCACTCGGTTGAATGCCAAGACCGAAGAAGCCGTCGATAGTCGTTCTAGCTCGAGAGAAGTCTCTGTGCCCGTGTCGGACCAGCTCGCTCGGAAAATAGTATCGGACGTTGAAGCCCTCCTCGCGGAATCGATTCCGCAGGCGGTTATAGAAATTCCTGACTCCAAGTCGATTGGGCATTTGAACCAGCACGCTGCCATCCGAGCGAAGAATGCGGGCAATTTCCGTGAGTGCCATTGCAAAGTCCTCGCGCGAAAAATGCTGAAGTACGCTGTAGCTAAACACGGTATCCGCTGTCATGTCCTTCAGAGGCAGGCGCCTCGCGTCGCCACAAATCAAGAGAGCGTCGACTCCTAGCTGAGCGCAGACACGCCTGGCGGCCCGCAACCCGTGGAGATGAATGTCTACGCCAACGACCGTGTAGCCACTCCGAGCTGCCGCTACCACCCACCTGCCCCAGTTGCTACCGATGTCCACCAGTAACTTGCCATTTCCCGGAGGCAAGCGAATCGATGGAATTGGGTATTCATTCAATCCCGACTCGAGATGTGCGTACATGTATCCAGAAGTCGCCGATTGCAAATCGCGCACGGCCTTGATCGGCCTCGGGTCATTCTCGACCTCGGAGACCTCGGGCATCTCTTCGAGGGAAATCTTTCCGCTTGCCTGGTCCCTGGCGTAGTCGCCGACCCAAAAATTCGACGGCAGAGTCCGACTGAGCAAGATCGGAATGCCATCCACAATTGGATAGCGGATCTGGCCGTCATCCGTCACAAACTCGCCGTCCTGATAACGAAGCGACTGCTTGGTATCCGGGCAAACCA includes the following:
- a CDS encoding nucleotide sugar dehydrogenase, encoding MAETVGIVGLGYVGLPLAVAFGRELDTIGFDLSESKVEQYRLHVDPAGEVPSEDLRSATKLRVSSEARSLADADFILVAVPTPVDSARQPDFSPLIDACRSFGPHLKRGATVIFESTVYPGATEDICIPEIERVSKLRWKQDFFVGYSPERINPGDREHTLARVIKVVAGDTPQTLDRVAALYARVVTAGIHRATSIKVAEAAKVLENTQRDLNIALMNELAIICHKVGIDTTEVLKAAGTKWNFLNFRPGLVGGHCIGVDPYYLTHKAEMLGLHPQVILAGRRINDNMGKFIAEQTIKCLVERGRPINGAKAVVLGFAFKENCADPRNSKVVDVIRELEAYGVEVLVHDPRVEPHEAKEEYGIDLVGWDALPAADALVLAVAHREFLAMEMDALLSKVVSGGCVIDVKAALDRDALSARGLRVWRL
- a CDS encoding glycosyltransferase family 4 protein; amino-acid sequence: MKLIFFNRFFHPDTSATSQMLSDLAFHLASRGIDVHVVTSRSTEAGAASLERVRGVTIHRVSTAPGAPHGLPRRALAYAAFYRAARRAAAELAGPGDVVVLKTDPPLLSAAVSRVALRKGATVVNWIQDLFPEVAERHGVPGARGPLGALLRWIRNRSLRLASRIVVIGDQMAAHVGKQDGIDPGKIAVIHNWADGQVIQPMPPASNTFRKGWALTDAFVVGYSGNLGRVHEFDTLLDAAKLLNAEKDICFLFVGRGPRLAEVRRRVETERIANVRFEPPQSRDSLSQSLGVPDVHVSTLLPCFEGLVHPSKLYGVMAAGRPTLFIGDQRGETACILDRDGSGVSVATGNSEAVAREIRALRDDPARRQSMGEHARRALDAKYDMRIALSQWESLLGSVGVTMGTVAH
- the asnB gene encoding asparagine synthase (glutamine-hydrolyzing), coding for MDRAELQRIGDAMAARGPDGSGLWISPDNRVGLAHRRLAIIDLSAAGAQPMSTEDGQLRITYNGEIYNYRALRSDLESKGYRFRSESDTEVLLHLYADRGPDMVHALRGMFAFAIWDERRHGMFLARDPFGIKPLYVADDGSTLRFASQVKALLAGGGVPRREDPAGSVGFLLWGFVPEPFSLYRDIRSIAAGSHLWIGKDGLAAETQYFSTREEMLRIEGEERRPAGGDAMAELRAALDESIDHHLVADVPVGLFLSSGIDSCVVASFAGARLGDRLHSLTLGFSEFKNTEYDETVLAARVAADLGIKHSTCWTSREQVDAGLSSYFEAMDQPSMDGLNTWLVSKAAKDSGIKVALSGLGGDELFAGYPSFTQVPATARWASPFAKHAGISRAVRRAAEPLLAPFTSPKYAGLLEYGGSVSGAYLLRRALYMPWEVARVLDPAFVEEGLKRLDTEDRLRVALGNISHERLAVSALELDWYLRSQLLRDSDWAGMAHSVEIRVPFVDVPLFRMVARQVADERAPTKKDLLRAVSGELPALLSTRPKTGFNVPVREWFGTSLPGERAERGLRTWARRVLDKWNLPAKPQGRPGKPPKMAGAPNVPS
- a CDS encoding glycosyltransferase family 4 protein — protein: MTRIVYGSPGLFDMGGIARYGRSQVRALKSILGGENVEVLSMLAPGPGGFDEPIEVDLVAGGNRPSNKVRFALAFGARARPGRMYWSGHLNYTPIVVPLAAATGGTAVVNIYGLELWTRRSKLRERCLAKCWVIADCNATLSSAVQMGIVDPERSTVIHDPVDVAMFRPGAIDLEIAGRYGLVPDDRFRVMFLGRLDEGSRHKGPDRLIRAFARARLPKDAELVIAGSGNQVEILRGIALQSGKGDRVKLIGRVPDVDLPAVYRLSTVFALVSQKFDGGGEGIPLTPLEAGGCAIPSIVGNEDGSVEVCVDGESGLIVSSRDEAAFSNALETLANDRERTRRMGQAAAARVQSHFSYERFAAQHQQFIERIAAEPLVTKREQL
- a CDS encoding DegT/DnrJ/EryC1/StrS family aminotransferase yields the protein MKQEFIPVAEPDLGLLEERYVLDAVRSGWVSSIGAFIDRFEKGFAEYCGVRNAIMLSNGTVAIHLCLVSRGIGSGDEVIVPDLTFVATASAVKHAGATPVLVDVDPATYCIDPQLVEAAITPRTRAIIAVHLFGHPANMTALRDVADRHGIFLIEDAAEAHGARWEGKPVGGLGDAATFSFYGNKVLTTGEGGCITTNDDALATRVRFLKDHAMSKERRYFHPEVGFNYRMTNIQAALGCAQLERASEILSRKAQVLSWYREEFGGSSINLNPVVHPANPICWLVVALLPIGARGRVNAVCQALADEAIDTRPFFVPLSKLPPYAACRFVNQGTAVSHDLADRGICLPSSTRQSRSQVARVAEAMQRALIRTQAAPRPAASAGGV
- a CDS encoding TylF/MycF/NovP-related O-methyltransferase, with amino-acid sequence MSSELRDAYLDLMKKCLTRELFAKNYREIPTNTKTFAKRMRQVAVDGSRAVLGPAGLEIVSTRGPFGETMTHMDSLIHVQKCIEEIVKSETPGDFIETGVWRGGMAIFMKAVLKAHGDTDRNVWVADSFEGLPKPDAKKYKADAGDTLWSHSLDVSMDAVTENFRRYGVLDDRIRFLKGFFEDTIPTAPVDRLALLRLDGDMYGSTMVVLKNLYPKLSVGGYVIVDDYAVVPACKQAVHDYRAEAGIKEPICYFPQEPWDAHWRKES
- a CDS encoding class I SAM-dependent methyltransferase, which codes for MQIAIAAIIRNRSWHLNRQRIRSKDYLDVGCGNNCHPNFINLDFSWHPGIDICWDITRPLPLESQSVRGIYTEHCLEHVPLEAGDRLLGEFRRILKPGGSLRIVVPDGSLYLNNYASDLPLPYAAEDSYRGIYTPMMSVNRIMRKYGHAFIYDFATLRRLLESHGFRSIAKEGFLTGRDPSLLIDSQWRAIESLYVEASTEN